TGGGTTTTGCGATCGGCACCCTGGTAGCTACGGTGCTGGGGGCGCTGACGGGCTACTCTCGCGTGGCCCACGCCTATCTCGATCCGCTGCTTCAAGCCCTGCGAAATATTCCCTCGATCGCCTGGGTGCCACTGTTTATTCTCTGGCTGGGTATCTACGAAAGCTCAAAGATTTCACTGATTGCGGTGGGGGTGTTTTTTCCCGTTTATCTAAATCTGATGAGCGGTGTGCAAGGGGTCGATCGCAAACTGGTAGAAGTGGGTCAAATCTATCGTCTTAGCCAGCTACAGCTTGTGCATCAGGTGTTTTTTCCAGCTACGTTGCCAGCTTACCTGGTCGGACTTCGTAACGGGCTGGGCTTGGGCTGGATGTTTGTGGTCGCCGCTGAGCTAATGGGGGCCAGCCAGGGACTTGGATATCTGCTGACCGATGGTCAAACAACCGGGCGACCGGCAGTAATTATTGCCAGCATTGTGCTGTTTGCACTACTCGGCAAGCTAACTGATTCGGGACTGGAAACAATCAACAAGCGGCTGTTGTATTGGCAAGATTCCTATGGCTCAGGAGGGCGATAGAAATTTTGAGGTTTGCATTCTTGTCTGGACTCAGTAACTCAAAGTCCAAGTCTTATTCTTATTCTCCCGGACCTACTCCACCTATCCATCACTTACCCCAATGCTTCACATCAAAAACGTCCATAAACAATTCGACAACGGCTTTCTTGCTTTAGAAGGGATTAACTTCAGCATTCAGCCAGGAGAAATTGTCAGCCTAGTGGGTACCAGCGGCTGCGGTAAAAGTACGCTGTTGAGAATTCTGGCAGGGTTAGATTTCCCGACACTGGGAGAGGTCAGCATTGACGGAGAACCGATTACCGGCCCGCACCACAAAGTGGGGCTGATCTTTCAGGAAGCGCGGCTAATGCCTTGGCTGCGGGTGGCGGAGAACATTCAGTTTGGCCTGCACCATTTGCCTCATCTAGAGCGGCGGAAACGCACCACAGCGGTGCTGCGCAAGGTGCATCTGTCAAACTTTGCCGAGGCGCTGCCCCGTCAGCTATCGGGGGGCATGGCCCAGCGGGTGGCGATCGCCCGCGCCCTGGTCACCCAGCCCGATATTCTGCTGCTTGATGAACCCTTCAGCGCCCTAGATGCCTTTACCCGCGCCCAACTGCAAGACCACTTGCTAGAGATTTGGGAAGGCGACTACCCTACCCTGCTGCTGGTCACCCACGATGTCGAAGAGGCGCTAGTGCT
This sequence is a window from Candidatus Obscuribacterales bacterium. Protein-coding genes within it:
- a CDS encoding ABC transporter ATP-binding protein; translated protein: MLHIKNVHKQFDNGFLALEGINFSIQPGEIVSLVGTSGCGKSTLLRILAGLDFPTLGEVSIDGEPITGPHHKVGLIFQEARLMPWLRVAENIQFGLHHLPHLERRKRTTAVLRKVHLSNFAEALPRQLSGGMAQRVAIARALVTQPDILLLDEPFSALDAFTRAQLQDHLLEIWEGDYPTLLLVTHDVEEALVLSDRVIVLRAHPGHIHRELRIDLPRPRRRSSQEFQRLKEQLIGQLDLSPELDLVEL
- a CDS encoding ABC transporter permease; this translates as WLLPLALVLLWEALSRFGVVAPNLLPAPTTVLQTILDMARSGDLFRHVGITLYRVILGFAIGTLVATVLGALTGYSRVAHAYLDPLLQALRNIPSIAWVPLFILWLGIYESSKISLIAVGVFFPVYLNLMSGVQGVDRKLVEVGQIYRLSQLQLVHQVFFPATLPAYLVGLRNGLGLGWMFVVAAELMGASQGLGYLLTDGQTTGRPAVIIASIVLFALLGKLTDSGLETINKRLLYWQDSYGSGGR